In the genome of Trypanosoma brucei gambiense DAL972 chromosome 11, complete sequence, the window CACGTACCGTTCGGATGTTTCCCAATGGTCGACCATCGCTGTCAGCACTTCCcaggaaaaaaggaattaGAACGACCTTGTACTGCGTATCGCTGATGCCAATGCCCAGCCTTCCGTCGTTACCGCATCCGCAGACGGCAATGACAGTACTGGTTGCTGTTTCGGTGGGTTCCGGTGTATTTTCTGTGACACAAGAAACGCGTTCTTCCATTcttttatatatgtgttgaTTTGTTAATGCAGAGGCCTGAGGTAAactagtgtgtgtgtgcagtgGGGGAAGTAGATGATGAACAGTATATCGTGATGCGAATGAATATAACAATACTGATTGCGATTATGCAAACTCTACCGTTCATCCGCATAATGAACTGTTACCCAGAGGTACGAGCACAGAATTTACGTTTATTCGCGATATGCATACCGATATGCATTTTCttgttaccttttttttaaaaaaaataagatagGCGCGTGCGCGTGCATGACATCCGGATGCAGGTTGCACAAGGACATATCCCTCGACGTCCCGCTTCGAGAGGACCCTTCTGCACTGGTGGTGCCTCGTATCCTTCACGCGTACCAGTTAATTAACGTGAGCTTCATTTGGTCACTATTTGATTATTCAGCCGGCCTCCAACTATACTGCGACTTTTATACTCCTCCGCCGTGAGAGCTATGAACCCCTATATTCCCTCCTCATATTCATCCAATCACTGATGCTTCATACAGTTTATTCCGTCCATGCTGATACAACACCATCTTCGGTTGAGGTGAATATCCATGGAAGCGTTGGATGCCAGGCGACGGAGTAGACAGCCCTGCGATGCTTCAGAATCTTTACCGGAACCAGAAGTGCGTTCTTATTGTAATCATCGTATACCATGCCGTGGAACACATGCACCTGCCCATCTGCCGCACCCGATGCAAACAACGGATAGGCATTTGTATTCGTATGGAAAGCCACTGCGTTGACGACGCCCTTGTGCGATCGCATGCGCTTGTAAGGCTTGTCCGAGAAGTCGCAATCATACCATTGCGTGTGGCTCGTCGTGTCGCCAACTAAGAAGTTATCACCTTCAGTGTGGATAGAAAGGCACGTAGTGATGCCTCCCGGCGCCTTGTATCTGCGTTGCAATTTGTGCGCGAGAAGATTGTACATTCGCACAGAGTTTGTTGtcgaaaggaagaagagcgGCTCACGTGGATGGAACTTGCAGTCTGTAACCACCTCAGAGAACTTGCGAAATGGGCAGAAAACCTTTCGTTTAGATAATTGTAGCATCACAGTTTGACGGTACTTGACGTGGTCCTTCGGACACAGGGCACAGAGGTAGTCACCACGGGCGTGGAAGGTAAAGCGCTTCACCTTCGCATGCAGGGCAATCTTCAAAACAATGCCAGCGCGGCGTTCCTTTGCTGAGGCGTCGAAAAATTCGGCACGTTTGTCTCGTTCCTCCACATCGTGCAGGTCTTGTAGGATAGAATGGGCCGTCTCATCCTTGTCAAGTGCTGCCTGAGTGATGCCACCACCCCCAAGAGACACTTCGCCACCAACAACTTGTTCAACCTCGGTATTGTTAACTGCGGTGCCAGGGGCCCGAAGGTGTCGTAGTGTATTCTCATTTACCAGTTCGTGTGCAGCAAACCTCGGTACAATAAACACGAGACTGTATTCCACTGCCACTGCCAATATATTTAGTGTCTTTACGGGACAGAACTCTACTTGCTGCACAGGTGCACCCATATCGTATCGCTTCATCAGTCGCCCAGTCATTACCTCGTAGACACGCACTAAATGGTCATCGCAGGCAGTTGCCAGATATTGGCCGTTAGGGTTGACTGCAACGCTGCGCACCGTCGCGGTATGGCCTTTATACTGGAAGGACAACCTCTCGGGATATGGCCGAAGATCCCTTGGGTCTGGAAGCTCAGGCAGTAACTTGGAGGGATCCACCACAAGTCGAGTACGTTGCGCTCGCGGAAAGAACGCAAGATCGAGACATCGCTGGTACCGATCTTGTATAGTGTGATTATAAAAGGGCACATGCCGTAGGGCATCAAAGGCGCGCGGAAGGAAGTGCTCTTTCTTGTCAATTGCGCGCAGCCGGGCAAAGCGTTCCTTCGCCCTCTCACTTGGGAGGTACTCAGGCGGCGGCCGGTAACTTTCATATGTACCAGGTGGTGCGGCTTTGGGTTTCGGAACGCGGTTATGATATTTGAAGTGAGTGTGCGTGTCCATAACCACTTTCCCATCATCCCAAAGTATTGTTGTTTCACTTTCTGTTTCATCTTTGGGTTtgttctccttctctttgtcTTCCTTCATCATGCGACGTACCATCTTGGCAATAGTTTTCATATCACGATCGGACGGAAGGAACTTCCTCTTCGACGGTCCGGCGCTTCGAGCCAGTGGGTGGTTGAGTGGATCAAATTCAACCGTGTCGACCGCAACGTCCTCGTACATGTTGTAGTTCGGATTGGGCGTACGATTCCGTTGGAGGTTAAATATCATTTGTAGGTCTGCGTTGCTCAGTACCTTTTTCTCATCGTGCAGGGCGTCGTAAATGGTGCGCATAGCGTTCGGGTCATCTGTTGCTTCCAACAAACGTTCCAACGCCGACCGTTCACTCTTCATCAACTTGCGACCTTCAACGTCATACCCGTAGTGGGCTTCGTCTTTATACCACTCAAGAGGAATGTCGCCTACACGATTGAGTGTGGCTTCATCTTCGCTACTATCCGACTCATCCAACTTCTGAGTTGCGCCGATGCGAATAACATCACAGTCGGGACCCCCTTGTGGTTCAACCAACTCCTGGGCGTcaggaaagagaaacactTCATCATCGCTCTCCCTATCGCTCCATATCAACTCATCCCGCAGATCCGTGGCGTTTGTCTGAGAGCTTGTCAACACTTCATCGCCGTTGCCTCCCTCTCCAGGAGACGGTGGCGGCGTGGTGGACAGGTCTGGCTTTTGTTTACCTGAATCATCGACGGCTCTGGGTGATGGTGAGGGCGTCTTGTGTACTCTGCTCGTGACCCGAGACGTGGGCTCACGCTTCTTGACCATCGACACTAGCTGTTGAAGAGTACAAAATGATAGCGGAAGAATTAAAGAACAGTTATTTGGATGGACTCGGGAAGGGATTCACGCGCTCATTTACACACAACGTTCGCAACATGAAAGGAATGATAACTTTAGATGTGTGATCAAGAACGACTTTCCGCATGTCATTCGCAAGCAAACAGTTAATAAGCGGCTTTAATTTCAAGACTTCTTCTATCTTCCAATATAAAAAGGCGCATACTAATGCACACACATAGACGTTGTTTAAAGCAATCAGACATTTACGCAGATCCAGTTTTCTATAATAAGTTGTACACCTGCTTCCATCGCACaagtggggaaaaagaaaggatagTCTAAGAAACGTACTTTCATGATCCGCGTGAAGTTGAACTCGATTGTCCACGGGTTCGCATGCCCTCCTGGGGGCACTCCTGCATCCTAATCTTGAGTTGCTCGGACTCGGAAAGGAATCGTCGAAAGGGCCCACGAAGGAACGCCATTGCCATTTCGTGCACTTCTTCTGTACAAGACCTGGTTTCACACCTTCCGTTACTATCGTGCCCCCCTTTGCTCGACAGGGCAAGTTGCCGACGAAGCGCATCATTCTCTTCTCTGAGAGAGCGATTGAGGGCCTTTTGAGTTCTCAGTTGCTCTTCCATTCTCGCGAGTCCGGACACGGCACTTCTCACGGCACTTTTTACCTCCGAAACTGAAAGCCCATCCAGTGCTTCCGCTACGCCCCTCCCGGACGCTTTCTCTAAAACCTCACCAACTGCCTCAGACCGTCCGTTAGAAACCAACCACCGTTGACCACCACTACTTTTCGAGTGTGAAGAAGCCGTAATAACGCCAGCAACGTTTGAGGTCATCTCTGCTTGCACGAGGCTGCGTGTCAGTTCACCAATACGGTGCTTCTGCAACGAGATTACCCCGTGGAGTCGTTTTATCTCCTCTTCAGCAATAGCTACCTCCCTTTCACGCATCTCAGCCCGACACCGAAATTCTCgcacttccttttctctatCCAAAAGGCAGCGTTGTAGCCTTCGAGCCCAATCACGTTTAGCGGTCGACTCACTACTGGTGATGCCACTTCCATTGCTAAATGCGCTAACCGTCAACCGTTTGCCGTAACGGTTCTCCTTCGGTGTAAAGCTAATTGCATCAACGGATGTGGATCGCGAGGGAGTTGCTCCCGCACCCTGATTTTCCCTTGCGTCGGGCGATGACGATCCATGCCAAAAATCGACACCCTCTGGGGGTGAAGTTGAGCTCGAACCCAGAACGTGAAGTACGTGCGCGTTATGCAGGCGACTCTCTCCACTTGTTGGTGTGCGTGTCTTTTCCCTTACCGGCGGCGAAGTGGTGTCTAATTTCTGTGGTTTCACAGTTCGATACGACTGCTGCCTTTGCCCGCTGCATGGTCGTGACCCCGTAGTGGAGAGGGAAGAGGCGAGCAGTGTTGAAACGGAGGGGTCTTCCGGGAGTTGACGGTTCATTGCAGCGCCGTTAGGCGAAGTGGCAACGGCCATCACTAATGCCTAAACGCGTAGGCGCGAAAAGGCAAGAAAAGTAACTAAGAACTTCAATgtgaacaaaaaatacatatacgtgTATGCAAGAGAGTGAATGGACGTATGTGAGAGCGAGTATGTAGATGGACGTTCCATGCCAAGCAGACAGTGACTCCGCAAGGCGATATTGGTAATGAAACAGAGCAAGTCACAGGTGTCAAAGCTCTTTTTTATCATCAGGCCGCGCGACAAGGCGACAGCGGCAGCACCGTTATCGGCAGAGAGAAAAGGCCGAGGACGCAAAGTAAAACGGAGGAAAGGCGTAGGCAGTGAAGGAAATGGGGTACAAAGCACTGGAGAAATGATTCAGTAGAACCAGCAGCACTTACAAAACCAAATGTGACTCCTTCCCCTTGGCGTATTACTTATCGTTTGGGTGAGCTGAAATAAGAAAGAACCCTCTTTGGGTAATTAAAACTCCCTCTTAGTCAGCagccccctcctcctctccctgtgtgtgtgtgtttgtggggGATGAGAAACATCAAACTATCATAACTGTCCAGTAATTACAGGGTACACAAcggccaaacaaaaaaaaaaacatctatCAACGACCCACTTCCCTCCCCACTGCTGCGCTTACTGCTAATGCTGTAGTAAGCATATTTCAAACAGGTGTTCTTTACACTTCATCGTGTCGGTTATTTAAGTATAAGAGTATACAGATACAACTACTCACGTGTGTGGAGGGCAAACACGCAAATAAATGTGTGCTTCTTagtgaagaaacaacaacaacaacaacaaaaacagcaacctCACCTTCGACTGCGGGAAAGCTTTCTTGGTTCCCACAAGGACCGCTGCCCAGCCATCCTCCTttttaaaaggaagaaaaacctactttcttttccttatttgtTTCAGTTTGTCGATTTgtattcccttcccccctcccgcCTTCCCATGACGGTTACATTACATATATTACACATCTTTCTCTGTATtcaccttctcctttttcatcGTTTCCCCTTAACTcctgctctctctctctatatatatatccctCTCTTCTCATCCCCTGGCCCGTGCATACTTTTGCACGGCTGGGAGAATTTCCCCTTTCATAGTCGGTGTCCCTCGCCCAATTCGCCATCCTTACTTCCTCACCCATAGTTATTACCATCTCCGCTATTTCCCTATTCACATAGGTAAGGCACTTTCCCCTGACTACGGACGCTTACAGgtaagacaaaaaaaaccaaagtcAAAGTGTGGTGTGcgtataaacaaaaaaataataataataattgggAAACGAGCGGTTAAGATCCACGAGACGAAATGTAGCAGAAGTGGCACTGTGTAAACGCACAGATACACGTGTAGAAGAGCAACAAAAGCACTATGGCTCCTACTCATCCAAATGGAATGAATCTTCTCTTTCCGCATTCTCTTGTGTGGTCGATATCTCGCATTCCGCCTCCTGATCGAGGCGTTTCTGTAAGCTTCGTAGGGCCTCTATACGATCCGCTGTCGGCGACTCAGGCGGGGAAGTGGTTATTAGTCCCGGTGACGCCTTTCCTACAGGCGAGAGAATCCTTGCAGACACGACGTGTGTTTTCCGCAGTCCAACTCCCAGATCCGCAGTAGCACCCCTACCGTGTCCATCGGATTCCCTTCCTGTTGTCACTGTCACCACCTTCTCGGCAAGTGTGCTGTCAGGCAAGCAAACACGATTCATGAGAGTTGGCCGACGCTCCTTCTGATGCACCACAACGTTTGCAAGCTCCATTGATGGAGGCAGTTGAGGTGGTCGCAGCAGTGGTGCCTGTGGCACCGTAGTCCCCTGGTTTAGTTCGAGTGGCGTTTTTTGTACTTGGGCGCCGGGTGTCGGTGTGGGTGTTGTTGTGCCTGTCACACGACGAGTTTTCCTGTAGCTTGGGGAAGCCTCCTGAGGCCTCTGCCTTTGCCCTAGACGCAAAACACCAGCAGCGCTTTGTACGGACCCTTCTCCAATGGCCTCAGGTGCCCCACCTCGACCGCTACGTTCCGCTGTCGATCCTCCTGACTGGGAAGGCTGCAAGCTGCCGGCCACTGATGTGGTGTCCACCCGCCGCAATCGGTCGTCGGCCCCTGGGACGAGGGGACCCGAGCAGAGAGCACGTGCCTGCGCCAGAATCATGTCATAGAGTGCCTGCCAGTCGCTATTGTCTGAAGGATAAATGCGGCGGAAGTTGCGCAACCGAGAGTCTTCAGCAGCGCGGCGGCCCTCAACTGTTTTCTCCCACTCAGTCATCCCATCCTGAGTGCTGGAACTCCCTGCTCCCGTTGCGTTGCTTGCTTGATTTGCATTCGAGGAGGAGCCATTTGTGGCGACACCATTTGCTGTATCACCGGAATTCTGTCGCTTCTGCGCCGTcgttgtgtgtgtattggCGGTGTTCACCGGTGGTCGCATCATTCGCTGGATAAACTCATCACGCTCTTTCCGCTCGTCGCGCTTCCTGTCCGTCACCTTCACGTCGAGAATATCCCATACCTCACTAATAAGTGCATGTTTCACCTCGTAGTCCAGAGGTGTATCGGTAACGAGCGACGGTGTGTGGTTTACCTCCATTAGCCATGGCTTCATTTTGTTATCCACCAAAATATCAAAACCAAGCACCTCAAAACAGCTATACCCACTATTGTGTCTTGGAAAGCAAGAGTTGTACACATTTGCAATCTGTGGCTGCGCAACCAGGATAGTTTTGCAGATGACGTGCGCCACGCGAGCCCAAAACTGTTCTACGGACTTGCCACAGCTCTCCAGCCATTCGTTGAAAAACTTGAAGTTACGCTTGTTGCCCACATTGCAATTAGCCGGATCATCGTTGAATACATACTCGGGATTATGTTTGTTAACGGCGTAGTTTGTCAGATGCTTACACGTGTTCTTTACATTCGCATCTGTGGGCCGTTCATAAAGTTCTGCGCACTGCCGGACAAGCCCATCATTGAAAAGAAATATCGAGGGCGCTCTGATGGACGTTAGCAGCACGTAAACGCGCAGATCAAACTTCCGTCCTTCAAGAAGCAGTGGACGGGTAATGTACTCCTGCACAATGTAATTATCAAGATCTTCTACGGCGTTGAGAGGATCACGCGTTATCATAATTCCTCGGCCCTGGCAGCCAGAATTCGGTTTCATAATGAAAAACTTCGACAATTTCTTGCTGCGTAGGGCCATCAGAAAACGAGCAAACTGGTGCCTCTCGCTCCTAAGCGACCACGTGCGTGGATAAAAAATGTAATGTGATGGCATTACTTTCCTCATGCGACCAAGTGTGATGCCTAAGTGCCCTTTCCGACACAACAAATACATTGAGGGGAAGTGATTTGTCCGCTGCCAGTTGGCCAGCCGGACAAGCCGCGTCAGCGGTAGCACTGTGTCTGACCACACAATATTGAAATTGTTCCTCTCTAGATCGTCCTCCAACTCCTGAATCTTAAATCCGTTTTCCTGCGCAATGATACGGAGAAGGGGATACTTGCAGAGGGCAAGGTTCACTATTTTGTACTGTGGTCGCGCCCGCCTGGAACCTGGCGTTTTggtgaggctattcaatggtGTACTTCTCGTACCGGGGCGCTCGAGGTCAGTGAGTCGGAGCGAAGAAAGGGGTGAAAATGGCCCAAAGGCGCCGATCGCACCTCGTGATACCGTAGAGTTTTTACTACTGTTAGGAGTGGAAACATTTGACTCCAACCTGCTCATGGCGGAACCTGCACTCCTCCGATGAACGGGACTTCTCGACGCACTCGAGTCCCGTTCTCTCGTTGTCTCACATGGCGTTCTTTCACCAACTTTACCTGCAGAACCTGCGGAATGCCATCCACGTCTAATGGGTGAGATGGGTTTCGGCGAAACATTAATCTTCTTGGGTGCCGATATCGACCCGCCTCGCATGTCAATGCCCACCGGCTTCCGAATGGTGCTATGCTGAATGATGACCGTTTTGTCTTGTTTCTCTACAACTTCCTCTTTGACACTCGTTCCACTCATATCAATCAGCTCCCGTATGGTTTTTTTGGTTGATTTAGCGAACGGGGAGCCGAGTGTACCAGCATCTAGCCGCGGCCTCGCCATGCTTCCGCTGCAACGCCTTCGCGAAGGATTTACTGAGAGGGGAGCGTCCGCACGCAGTACACCAACTTTCGACCCCCCATCTTCGGAGATGTGCCCGGTGCCGGCCGCGCCCCCCATTGATTCCTCTCGGACATGCAAGGTTGACGACAGCGTCTCCGATATTAGGACTGCGGTGGCAACCTGCTTTCGCGGTCTAGCTATTACTGGCTCCATCATGTTCctcatccttttcttttggctTGTTTGTGGAACACAAGCAGAGGATATGCAAGGGGAGAATAATACAAGGGAAACACCGAATGAAGCACTAAAGAAAGGCTCTTAATTTGTAACGAGACAAACCCTCTAGCGGAACAAGTTTAGGCAGCAGAACACATGCGCCATAAGGTAGTCAAAGACACAAAAGACCCAAGGTGAAAGGTACACCCAGCCACATAGGAAAGTTGTAGACGATTCAACATGTAGCTGCATTTGTGTGAGGCTAGTTTGATTAACCACTGCCTCACGCACACCCGTTGAATGTGCTCTGTACATTGGTTTCTCATAGAATTGACGTCTCCTTACTCGGATCGGGTGTGGGCTCTGTCCGACTCACGAGAGTCGCCGGCTCGGGTGTTGGGACGACCAAAACATGTTGCTTTGTCATCCCGAGAAGGGCAAGCTGCAATTCCTCAACTACGGTGGAGGCTATCACAATCACATCTGTCTTGCGCTGCTGTAAGAACTTCACAACTTGAATCGGGACACGCGTTGCTGTGGGTTCAGTTACCTGTTTGGTTGCGTGGAGTTGGCATACCGAAACCTTTGGCCATTCATCCTCCTGATGAGCGTCTTGCTCTTGGGTGACAGCAGGGCCCTCCGTCGCGGTGGTGGGGTTGGCATCGGCAGCACCCTCCGTTGTGCTCGGAACCATGCTCTCTGCCATGGGTTGTGCCTCTTGATTTTGCGGCTgctcttcatttcccttcggtgCTTGCTGCTCCTGTTTTGGAGAGATGAGAGACTCCGCGTTAATACTGCCTTCTTGGCCCTGAAGCAGGCGCTCAAGGGTCTGAGTGTAAAGTTCTATTTCCTCAGGTGGTGTACATCCCTCGGCTATTACCACAGCACAAACCACATCACCGCTACCCTCACGACAACGCCCCAATGCATACTGGACAACGCTACAATCCCGTATGAGCGCGCCCTCCTCACCTGGGCGTGGTAGCAGCACAACAACATGACGTAACGCCGTAGTATTGAGCCTCAAAGTGGTGCCGTTACCCTTAATGAACCACAACGGGTACGTTTGACGTATTTTGCTGAGAACTGCCCTACTCACATGTCCAACActaatatatttgttttccgTGGTGTTACCAGCCCCGAGAAGAAGTGCACCGGCATTGTGATGCTTCAGGCGGTCTTCTGCGTACTGTGCAATAATGCCAGCACGTCTCCTTTCCACCTCCTCCGCCAACTCGCGTGCGGCCGCTTCTAATTCTTCCGTTGTCTGTTCCGGTGCAGCCTGTTGGTGATGTTCTGCATCTCTTTTCCCTGACATTCCCCCCCTTGTGGAGAGTCGTTGCCGCGAACCAGGGCGAGGTGGATCCGCCCCGTGGGATATTTCCATTGATGCCCTTATCGACCTCGGTGTGTTAAGTGGTGTTTCTTGGAGTGCCATGGTCTCTAGTTTATAGTTGAGAGTATCGCGTGTGGCCTTGCTTCCCATGATGGTTTCCAATGTCTTGTGAATTGCTATGGAAGGCGGAAGTCTCTTCGCAGTTCCTGCCTCTTCTGGGGGTTGTGGTACACTCTCAGGGCTATCAAACTGAAGCGGTGATGGCAAGCCACATCTTTCCCATATGTGCAGCAAAATGAGCTGCTCTCCTTCGTGTTGCCGCATCATGTAACCAGGAACAGCAGCCCAGCTCACTGCCTTGAGGGACGCCGGGCCGCCGTCACacataacaacaaaagtcaTCTCGTACTTATGCGTAAACCTCCTCCCGCAGAATGCTCTAGTACCCTTCTACTTTTCCCTCGTGATGtccctctatttttttttgttgccacGTTACAACAGCGCTTGTTTCGTTATTTCTCGTCTCGTATATGAgtacaaatatatttctCGACTGATTTgtcctttcctctccttttaaTTCAAAACTTAACATACAGGGTGGGGGCAGTGCGTACCGTGCCTGCGATATTGTGCGCTAGAGTGCCCGAGGGggtgaagaaaatgaaatggcAACACGAACCGGCAGTTAGACAAATTACGAATCTCGAAGCGTAAATAGACCCTCAGGTAACAGAGAGATGGAAGGGGGAGAGAGAAATGTGCACACAAAGCGATGCAGAGGCACGTGGtacggagaaaaaaaaaacaagatgcACAGTTTGCATATGCCCCTCCACGTTGAAGGCAGTGATGACCGATCAACACCTTCTTCCGCCACTCCTACAAGACCTGTTGCGAGACGCCGCTTCTGGGATGCTTTAGTGTTGGTTGCAACAcaaggcaaagaaaaacatacacggggaaaagaagaaagggatgGTGAGCACTTTCCTCCTTACCTCCATTACTTCCGTCCCTGTACCCTATATGCACTCGCGagcccttcccctttttcgCACATCtgcctctcttttttttttttaatgaataTCTCCTGCACCGTCACCGCTTTTGAGGACGTTAGTAGTTTGAGttactttcccctccccacacGGAAGCGACGCTGTCGTCCAGAGTTGCTCGCGGCTTCACATCGGATCGATCATAGCCGGTATTCGCGCGGGAGCGGGTCTGTCATTACCCAACCACCCTTGTCGGGCTTCAGTCCCTTCGCAGATTCCTTCTCTAGCCACACTTGACGCATAATCTCGTACAACGCCTTCGTGTCCAGAGAGCAGTACTCAAGTAACTGGATCCGAAGCATGGCCCACGCCTTGTCCCGGACATCAGGACGGGCGGCTTGCACCATCGTGTCCAATTTGTTCTTGCCCTCGTAAATACCGCGGCGCCGCTCGTCTTGCATGACTGTCTGCTGGAGGTCTCTTAATGAGCCTCCACCTTCGTGGT includes:
- a CDS encoding tubulin-tyrsoine ligase-like protein, putative; protein product: MRNMMEPVIARPRKQVATAVLISETLSSTLHVREESMGGAAGTGHISEDGGSKVGVLRADAPLSVNPSRRRCSGSMARPRLDAGTLGSPFAKSTKKTIRELIDMSGTSVKEEVVEKQDKTVIIQHSTIRKPVGIDMRGGSISAPKKINVSPKPISPIRRGWHSAGSAGKVGERTPCETTRERDSSASRSPVHRRSAGSAMSRLESNVSTPNSSKNSTVSRGAIGAFGPFSPLSSLRLTDLERPGTRSTPLNSLTKTPGSRRARPQYKIVNLALCKYPLLRIIAQENGFKIQELEDDLERNNFNIVWSDTVLPLTRLVRLANWQRTNHFPSMYLLCRKGHLGITLGRMRKVMPSHYIFYPRTWSLRSERHQFARFLMALRSKKLSKFFIMKPNSGCQGRGIMITRDPLNAVEDLDNYIVQEYITRPLLLEGRKFDLRVYVLLTSIRAPSIFLFNDGLVRQCAELYERPTDANVKNTCKHLTNYAVNKHNPEYVFNDDPANCNVGNKRNFKFFNEWLESCGKSVEQFWARVAHVICKTILVAQPQIANVYNSCFPRHNSGYSCFEVLGFDILVDNKMKPWLMEVNHTPSLVTDTPLDYEVKHALISEVWDILDVKVTDRKRDERKERDEFIQRMMRPPVNTANTHTTTAQKRQNSGDTANGVATNGSSSNANQASNATGAGSSSTQDGMTEWEKTVEGRRAAEDSRLRNFRRIYPSDNSDWQALYDMILAQARALCSGPLVPGADDRLRRVDTTSVAGSLQPSQSGGSTAERSGRGGAPEAIGEGSVQSAAGVLRLGQRQRPQEASPSYRKTRRVTGTTTPTPTPGAQVQKTPLELNQGTTVPQAPLLRPPQLPPSMELANVVVHQKERRPTLMNRVCLPDSTLAEKVVTVTTGRESDGHGRGATADLGVGLRKTHVVSARILSPVGKASPGLITTSPPESPTADRIEALRSLQKRLDQEAECEISTTQENAEREDSFHLDE